One Pantoea trifolii DNA segment encodes these proteins:
- the yejK gene encoding nucleoid-associated protein YejK, which produces MSLDIDQIALHQLVKRDENQLELVLRDTLLPATRAVEEMAEELHRVYSAKSKAYGLFNEDSELADALRNCRKGEDDFLAFSRAATGRLRDELGKYPFAEGGVVLFLHYRYLAVEYLLIAVLNSQSSMRVNEQLDISSTHYLDINHADIVARIDLTEWETNPESTRYLTFLRGRVGRKVADFFMDFLGASVGLDTKAQNRGLLQAVDDYCAESDLDKNERQNYRQQVYTYCNDQLQAGEEIALHDLSSELPPLGEKTFQAFTQEQGYELEETFPADRSTLRQLTKFAGSGGGLTLNFDAMLLGERIFWDPTTDTLTIKGTPPNLRDQLQRRTSGK; this is translated from the coding sequence ATGAGTCTGGATATCGACCAGATTGCCCTGCATCAGTTAGTCAAACGTGATGAAAACCAGCTGGAACTGGTACTGCGCGACACTTTGCTGCCTGCGACCCGCGCGGTTGAAGAGATGGCAGAAGAGCTGCATCGGGTTTACAGCGCCAAAAGCAAAGCCTACGGCCTGTTTAACGAGGACAGTGAACTGGCCGATGCGTTGCGTAACTGCCGCAAAGGGGAAGATGACTTTCTGGCATTTAGCCGTGCGGCAACCGGACGTCTGCGCGATGAGCTGGGTAAATATCCGTTTGCGGAAGGCGGCGTGGTGCTGTTTTTGCATTATCGCTATCTGGCGGTCGAGTATTTGCTGATTGCGGTACTGAACAGCCAGTCGAGCATGCGCGTTAATGAACAGCTGGATATCAGCAGCACCCATTATCTGGATATCAATCATGCAGATATTGTGGCACGTATTGATCTCACCGAGTGGGAAACCAACCCGGAATCGACCCGCTATTTGACCTTCCTGCGCGGTCGCGTGGGCCGTAAAGTGGCGGATTTCTTTATGGATTTTCTCGGTGCCAGCGTTGGTTTAGACACCAAAGCGCAAAACCGTGGCTTGCTGCAAGCGGTTGATGATTATTGTGCCGAATCAGATCTCGATAAAAACGAGCGCCAGAACTATCGTCAGCAGGTTTACACGTACTGCAACGATCAGCTGCAGGCCGGCGAAGAGATTGCGCTGCACGATCTCTCCAGCGAATTACCGCCATTAGGCGAAAAAACCTTCCAGGCGTTTACTCAGGAGCAGGGTTACGAATTGGAAGAGACCTTCCCAGCGGATCGCAGCACCTTGCGCCAGTTGACCAAGTTCGCAGGTAGCGGCGGTGGCTTAACCCTGAACTTCGATGCCATGCTGCTTGGCGAGCGCATCTTCTGGGATCCCACCACTGACACGCTTACTATCAAAGGTACGCCACCAAATCTGCGCGATCAGTTGCAACGTCGTACCAGCGGTAAATAA
- a CDS encoding YejL family protein, whose protein sequence is MPQSSRYSDERVEKLLAEMAQILEKDKAPTDLSLMVLGNMVTNLINTSVSPAQRRTLARSFADALQSSVRDDNAH, encoded by the coding sequence ATGCCACAATCATCCCGTTACAGTGACGAACGCGTGGAAAAGCTCCTCGCAGAGATGGCGCAGATTCTTGAAAAAGACAAAGCGCCAACCGACCTTTCCCTAATGGTATTGGGTAACATGGTAACTAACTTGATCAATACCAGCGTTTCACCGGCTCAACGCCGCACTCTGGCACGATCTTTCGCGGATGCGTTGCAGTCATCCGTACGCGACGATAACGCTCATTAA
- the yejM gene encoding LPS biosynthesis-modulating metalloenzyme YejM, whose translation MVTNRQRYREKVSQMISWGHWFALFNIIFAFILGSRYLLVADWPASLAGRIYAFTSWIGHFSFIVFAGYLLIIFPLTFVVMSQRLLRVLSAIIATAGLTLIMVDSAVFSRFHLHLNPVVWELVINPDQSEMARDWQLMFISVPLIFLVEMLFATWSWQKLRSLNRRSFGKPLAALFISAFFASHLLYIWADANFYRPITMQRANLPLSYPMTARRFLERHGLLDAQEYQRRLVQQGDPEALSVQYPLSDITFRDGGTRHNLLVLTVDGLNNATVDKALPSLHQFASENVRFTQHYSAGVQPEKGLFGLFYGISSSYMDGVLASRTPSVLLNALNAQGYQFGLFSSDGFSQPLYRQALLADYSLPQADNQPNSTTVTQWQNWLNGQRSNSAPWFSWIALNGVTVNGDNLKARQRSYTRQASGVDEQINAVLQTLQDRDLLKNTVVVITAQRAVNLDSNDDNPGNRATLQVPLVVHWPNTPAQTIDRLTDQQDVMTTLMQRLLHVRTNPANFSQGEDLFAAQRSHDWVASSEDGKLVVTTPTVTLVLNNNGSYSAYDAQGHKLKDHKPQLALLLQVLTEEKRFVAN comes from the coding sequence ATGGTAACCAACCGGCAGCGCTACCGCGAAAAAGTCTCCCAGATGATCAGCTGGGGGCATTGGTTTGCCCTGTTTAATATTATCTTCGCGTTTATATTAGGCAGCCGCTACCTGTTGGTCGCCGACTGGCCCGCGTCGCTCGCGGGACGTATCTATGCCTTTACCAGCTGGATCGGTCATTTCAGTTTCATTGTCTTCGCGGGCTATCTGCTGATCATTTTCCCGCTCACCTTTGTGGTGATGTCACAGCGATTGCTCAGGGTGCTGTCGGCGATTATCGCCACCGCCGGGCTGACGCTGATCATGGTCGACAGTGCGGTATTTAGCCGCTTCCACTTGCATCTTAATCCGGTGGTGTGGGAGCTGGTGATTAACCCCGATCAAAGCGAGATGGCGCGCGACTGGCAGCTGATGTTTATCAGCGTGCCGCTGATTTTCCTCGTCGAGATGCTGTTCGCGACCTGGAGCTGGCAAAAGCTGCGTAGCCTTAATCGGCGTTCGTTCGGTAAGCCGCTGGCGGCTCTGTTTATCAGCGCCTTCTTCGCCAGCCATCTGCTGTATATCTGGGCGGATGCTAACTTCTATCGCCCGATTACCATGCAGCGCGCCAATCTGCCGCTCTCCTATCCCATGACCGCGCGTCGCTTCCTTGAGCGTCACGGTTTGCTGGATGCGCAAGAGTATCAGCGCCGTCTGGTGCAGCAAGGCGATCCTGAAGCGTTGTCAGTGCAGTATCCGCTGAGTGACATAACCTTCCGTGATGGCGGTACGCGCCACAATCTGCTGGTGCTGACGGTTGATGGCCTGAATAACGCCACCGTCGATAAAGCGCTGCCGTCGCTTCATCAATTCGCCAGCGAAAACGTGCGCTTCACCCAGCATTACAGCGCGGGAGTGCAGCCGGAAAAAGGGCTGTTTGGCCTGTTCTACGGCATCTCTTCCAGCTATATGGATGGCGTATTAGCGTCACGCACGCCTTCCGTTCTGCTCAATGCGCTGAATGCGCAAGGTTATCAGTTTGGCTTGTTCTCATCAGACGGCTTCAGCCAACCGCTGTATCGCCAGGCTTTATTAGCGGACTATTCGCTGCCTCAGGCCGATAACCAGCCGAATAGCACCACGGTGACGCAGTGGCAAAACTGGCTCAACGGCCAGAGATCTAACAGCGCGCCGTGGTTCTCGTGGATTGCCCTGAACGGTGTCACGGTCAATGGCGACAACCTGAAGGCGCGCCAGCGCAGCTATACGCGTCAGGCAAGCGGTGTCGATGAGCAGATTAATGCGGTGCTGCAAACCTTGCAGGATCGCGATTTGCTGAAAAATACCGTGGTGGTGATTACGGCGCAGCGTGCGGTCAATCTGGATAGCAACGATGACAATCCAGGTAATCGCGCGACCCTGCAGGTGCCGCTGGTGGTGCATTGGCCGAATACGCCCGCGCAAACCATCGATCGCCTGACCGATCAGCAGGACGTGATGACCACGCTAATGCAGCGTCTGCTGCACGTGCGCACCAACCCCGCCAACTTCTCGCAGGGTGAAGACCTGTTTGCCGCGCAACGCAGCCACGATTGGGTGGCGAGCAGCGAAGATGGCAAGCTGGTAGTGACCACGCCAACCGTGACGCTGGTGCTGAATAACAATGGCAGCTACAGCGCTTACGATGCGCAGGGTCATAAGCTAAAAGATCATAAACCGCAGCTGGCGTTGCTGCTGCAGGTATTGACGGAAGAGAAGCGATTCGTCGCAAACTGA
- a CDS encoding phage integrase central domain-containing protein: MARQTKPLNNTEVKNAKAAERALVLYDGDGLELQVTPGGSKLWRFRYYKPFTRKRAMISFGSYPSVSLSEARQNRESARALLSKDVDPQEHKKAEQLRQKSVSESTFEKVAAEWFKTKEAAGLTTHTLNDIWRSMSKYVFPHIGSMPISNITAQQFIGSLSPTHAAGRLETVKRLSQRINEVMDYALNSGLVTSNPATKIGKTFHKPKVKHRPALLPEL; this comes from the coding sequence ATGGCAAGACAGACCAAGCCCTTAAACAATACCGAAGTGAAGAACGCCAAAGCTGCTGAACGAGCATTGGTTCTTTATGACGGGGATGGTCTGGAACTGCAGGTAACTCCCGGAGGCTCAAAACTCTGGCGGTTTCGTTATTACAAACCCTTCACTCGTAAACGGGCCATGATCAGCTTTGGTTCATACCCTTCCGTTTCGCTTTCCGAAGCTCGCCAAAATCGTGAATCAGCCCGCGCTCTTCTCAGCAAAGACGTTGACCCTCAAGAGCATAAAAAGGCAGAGCAACTTCGTCAGAAGAGTGTGAGTGAAAGTACGTTTGAAAAAGTTGCAGCTGAGTGGTTTAAGACCAAAGAGGCAGCAGGATTAACAACTCACACTCTTAACGATATCTGGCGTTCAATGAGTAAATATGTGTTCCCACATATTGGCTCTATGCCTATTTCCAACATTACAGCCCAACAGTTCATCGGATCCCTTAGCCCAACTCATGCTGCAGGCAGACTCGAAACTGTTAAAAGGTTGAGTCAGCGTATTAATGAGGTTATGGATTACGCTTTGAATTCTGGCTTAGTCACTTCAAACCCAGCGACAAAAATCGGTAAGACGTTCCATAAGCCAAAAGTAAAACATCGCCCCGCCCTCTTACCTGAACTGTAG
- a CDS encoding IS3 family transposase (programmed frameshift), whose protein sequence is MKKRNFSAEFKRESAQLVLDQNYTVAEAAKAMDIGLSTMTRWVKQLRDERQGKTPKASPITPEQIEIRELKKKLQRIEMENDIFKKGYRALDVRLPEQFSLISELRARYPVALLCHVFGVHRSSFKYWRCRPAEPDAERVQLRSLVRELHSASHGSAGTRSIAAMATLSGRRMGRWLVRRLMKEAGLVSCQQPKHRYKRGGQEHVAIPNALDRQFAVAEPNKIWCGDVTYIWSGKRWAYLAVVLDLFSRKPIGWAMSFSPDSKLTMKALEMAWETRGRPSGVMFHSDQGSHYTSTEFRQLLWKCRIKQSMSRRGNCWDNSPMERFFRSLKNEWVPVTGYINFSEAARAITDYIVGYYSSLRPHEYNGGLPPNESEYRYWKNSKAVASFS, encoded by the exons ATGAAAAAAAGAAATTTCAGTGCAGAGTTCAAACGTGAATCCGCTCAGCTTGTTCTCGACCAGAACTACACCGTGGCTGAAGCCGCTAAAGCCATGGATATTGGCCTTTCCACGATGACGCGCTGGGTAAAACAGCTTCGTGATGAACGCCAGGGTAAAACACCCAAAGCCTCCCCCATAACACCTGAACAAATCGAAATACGTGAATTAAAGAAAAAGCTTCAACGCATTGAAATGGAGAACGATATTT TTAAAAAAGGCTACCGCGCTCTTGATGTCAGACTCCCTGAACAATTCTCGCTAATCAGCGAACTCAGGGCGCGTTATCCTGTGGCGCTGCTATGCCATGTGTTTGGAGTCCACCGAAGCAGTTTTAAATACTGGCGATGTCGTCCTGCTGAACCCGATGCTGAGCGGGTACAGCTGCGCAGTCTGGTCCGGGAGCTACACAGTGCCAGCCACGGCTCGGCGGGCACCAGAAGCATTGCGGCAATGGCAACGCTCAGTGGTCGCAGGATGGGACGCTGGCTTGTCCGGCGGCTGATGAAGGAAGCAGGCTTAGTCAGTTGCCAGCAACCAAAGCACAGATATAAGCGAGGAGGCCAGGAACATGTTGCCATCCCAAACGCGCTTGATCGCCAGTTTGCTGTAGCGGAACCCAACAAAATCTGGTGTGGCGATGTCACTTATATCTGGAGCGGCAAACGCTGGGCTTATCTTGCCGTTGTCCTCGACTTGTTTTCCCGAAAACCAATCGGCTGGGCAATGTCATTCTCGCCCGACAGCAAACTGACCATGAAAGCGCTGGAAATGGCATGGGAAACGCGAGGAAGGCCATCTGGTGTGATGTTCCATAGTGATCAAGGCAGTCATTATACAAGCACGGAGTTCCGCCAGTTGCTGTGGAAATGCCGGATAAAACAGAGTATGAGCCGTCGTGGAAACTGCTGGGATAATAGCCCAATGGAACGGTTTTTCAGAAGCCTAAAAAACGAGTGGGTGCCGGTGACTGGTTATATTAACTTCAGCGAAGCAGCTCGTGCGATCACAGACTATATCGTCGGGTATTACAGCTCACTCAGGCCGCATGAATATAACGGTGGATTACCACCGAACGAATCGGAATACCGATACTGGAAAAACTCTAAAGCGGTGGCCAGTTTTAGTTGA
- a CDS encoding DUF6387 family protein: protein MKNWSIEDTKAVKTWLDIENYKRFEEITLNCLYHELWARALLFKPWPTEEEKIGLGGYMRQIFNGKPMLFRSEQLDYMEDDHPLQSPPHIFITDITRLAELSITALRVNLISWKQGSDEYGVNLPQHDAYVSTVMSAICEKTVLLEIDLASGTDDEIAESIKTALPQWRSVKGIKADESVAVRFGYGTIKKIITYRLIAMLDVLLWAKMNELRLSDDRLSRLLL, encoded by the coding sequence ATGAAAAACTGGTCAATAGAAGACACCAAAGCCGTCAAGACATGGCTGGACATTGAAAACTACAAAAGATTTGAAGAAATAACTCTAAACTGCCTTTACCACGAGCTTTGGGCAAGAGCGCTGCTTTTTAAGCCATGGCCTACTGAAGAAGAAAAGATCGGGCTTGGGGGATACATGAGACAGATCTTCAACGGAAAGCCCATGTTATTCAGATCTGAACAACTCGACTACATGGAAGATGACCACCCCCTTCAGAGTCCCCCTCATATCTTTATTACGGATATAACAAGGCTTGCTGAACTCAGCATAACCGCATTGAGAGTTAATCTCATCTCATGGAAGCAGGGAAGTGATGAATATGGTGTTAACCTGCCTCAACACGATGCTTATGTTTCAACTGTCATGTCAGCAATATGTGAGAAAACAGTTCTTTTGGAAATCGATCTTGCCAGTGGTACAGACGACGAAATTGCAGAGTCAATCAAAACAGCACTTCCGCAATGGCGGAGCGTGAAAGGTATAAAAGCAGACGAGTCAGTTGCGGTACGCTTCGGATATGGGACGATAAAGAAGATTATTACTTACAGGCTTATAGCCATGCTTGACGTGCTTTTATGGGCAAAAATGAACGAGTTACGTCTCTCTGATGACAGGCTTTCGAGACTCTTGTTGTAG
- a CDS encoding DEAD/DEAH box helicase yields MENIYDIEIELCELFKDKGQPDFERIEHALIRIYRELDNSENYNLCVKLICFIADKKIKDKMIQQLLHDCIVKSRIFMYDDMLSRNEINYNPEVSPQDIFLRGFYTSSKSETTLTKPQKEIFNSFQKNKRLIVSAPTSFGKTRIIREIISHNSYKVVVIIMPTISLLSEAYHDFKNEFNTEYLVSKSSKIKISNEKKYILVLTPERMSVLIQDNPLLEIDFFVMDEVYKADYKLNDERFRVFADVLYRLTKSGADLYLIGPYINDFSKRFREKFNITMLKYDLEIVQKDYYEFDYINSRGTKEVEGVALKIIGDKYKNLLRVTRGSNVDGKFLIYRYQKRYVEQLAEKFLEDLPLVPFNQELINYLEQNISKTWSLNDCLKKGVAFHHGAMPRHIQDLIIDEFNSTEGDLKYLFCTTSLTEGVNSTAKNVILYDLKIGNGEPLANLDRRNIEGRAGRFMRHFLGRVFYFEKVEKELDKVTNVEIEFVDSSTPNMETLVQLEERDITDEQKADFIKFVQSLNEQNIPLALLKENKFVSITGQIALINHLRNISNFELYHYTSQRPTLDKTEAILSVIYDYLFTESNKGQRFNNENSEYGKKFFWI; encoded by the coding sequence ATGGAAAATATTTACGATATCGAAATTGAACTCTGTGAACTATTTAAAGATAAAGGTCAACCTGATTTTGAAAGAATAGAACATGCACTCATTAGAATTTATAGAGAATTGGATAACTCAGAGAATTATAATTTATGTGTGAAGTTAATATGCTTCATAGCGGATAAAAAGATTAAAGATAAAATGATTCAGCAGTTACTTCATGATTGCATCGTTAAGTCCAGAATCTTTATGTATGATGATATGCTTTCACGAAATGAAATAAACTACAATCCAGAAGTGTCTCCACAGGATATATTTTTGAGGGGGTTTTATACAAGTTCGAAATCAGAAACAACCTTAACGAAACCTCAAAAAGAAATATTTAATTCATTTCAAAAGAACAAACGTTTAATAGTAAGTGCTCCTACTTCTTTCGGTAAAACTAGGATTATTAGAGAAATCATATCGCATAATAGCTACAAAGTAGTCGTGATAATAATGCCAACCATATCATTGTTATCAGAGGCATATCATGACTTCAAAAATGAATTCAATACTGAATACCTTGTATCAAAGTCATCAAAAATAAAAATAAGCAATGAGAAGAAATATATTCTTGTTCTAACTCCTGAGCGTATGAGCGTACTTATTCAGGATAACCCCTTGCTGGAAATAGATTTTTTTGTAATGGATGAAGTTTACAAAGCAGACTACAAACTCAATGATGAAAGATTCAGGGTTTTTGCAGATGTACTATATAGATTAACAAAAAGTGGTGCAGATCTATATCTTATTGGCCCTTACATAAATGATTTTAGCAAGAGGTTTCGCGAAAAATTCAATATTACAATGTTGAAATATGACCTTGAGATAGTACAAAAGGATTACTATGAGTTTGACTACATAAACTCAAGGGGGACTAAGGAAGTTGAAGGTGTTGCTCTAAAAATAATAGGTGATAAATACAAAAACTTGTTAAGAGTTACACGGGGAAGTAATGTGGACGGTAAGTTTTTAATTTATCGCTATCAGAAAAGATATGTAGAACAGCTGGCCGAGAAGTTTTTAGAAGATTTACCGTTGGTTCCGTTCAACCAAGAGTTGATAAATTATTTGGAGCAAAATATTTCTAAAACATGGTCTCTAAATGATTGTTTAAAAAAAGGTGTTGCATTCCATCATGGGGCGATGCCAAGACATATTCAAGATCTAATTATAGATGAATTCAACTCAACCGAAGGAGATTTGAAATATCTTTTTTGCACAACGTCTTTGACTGAAGGAGTAAATTCAACAGCAAAGAATGTTATTTTATATGACTTAAAGATTGGAAATGGCGAGCCATTAGCTAATTTAGATAGAAGAAACATTGAGGGACGCGCAGGAAGGTTTATGCGTCACTTTCTTGGAAGGGTGTTCTATTTTGAAAAAGTAGAGAAGGAATTAGATAAAGTTACCAATGTTGAAATAGAATTTGTTGATAGCTCGACGCCAAATATGGAGACTTTAGTACAATTAGAAGAACGCGACATTACAGATGAACAGAAGGCAGACTTTATAAAATTTGTACAGTCTTTAAACGAACAAAACATTCCTCTTGCATTATTGAAGGAAAATAAGTTCGTAAGCATAACAGGCCAGATAGCGCTGATTAATCATTTGAGAAATATCAGCAATTTTGAACTTTATCACTACACCTCACAGAGACCTACATTAGATAAAACAGAAGCTATCTTAAGTGTGATTTATGATTACTTATTCACTGAAAGTAATAAAGGACAGAGGTTCAATAATGAGAACAGTGAGTATGGTAAAAAATTCTTCTGGATTTAA
- a CDS encoding HamA C-terminal domain-containing protein — MDNMLKLRTKNQIFKYEIPLAGCGIHDSTFTLDFEEGVYRQNDLVGLIRDVVPYFSLTQSELEELEISELHRRSFTRISDARKQSKGDYGELLLYLILSIFYDVPKFVTKARLRSTTREQIKGFDCAHFSLDGEKVTLWLGEAKFHKTLSNAISSALESLTEHIGDKNRIKSELRLLGGEIEINKLLDENAYYKLKSYVDGGKSLDSIDIAIPVLLTYDSKYISSCNGNKNTSIKSEPFISEVKKELQTHFDTIYKKTWPEDKNIRLVFFLFPFENVTELKEKIEMVEMAMRF; from the coding sequence ATGGATAACATGTTGAAATTAAGGACAAAAAATCAGATTTTCAAGTATGAAATCCCTCTTGCGGGCTGCGGGATTCACGACAGTACATTCACTTTAGACTTTGAAGAAGGAGTCTATAGGCAAAATGATCTCGTTGGTCTCATAAGGGATGTAGTACCTTACTTTTCATTAACACAAAGTGAACTGGAAGAACTAGAAATATCAGAGTTGCATCGAAGGAGTTTCACTCGTATCTCCGATGCAAGAAAGCAGTCAAAAGGAGATTATGGTGAGCTTCTTTTATATCTGATTCTGAGTATCTTTTATGATGTCCCTAAATTTGTTACAAAAGCTCGTTTAAGATCAACAACAAGAGAACAAATCAAAGGGTTTGACTGCGCTCATTTTTCATTAGATGGAGAAAAAGTTACTTTATGGTTAGGAGAAGCTAAGTTTCATAAAACGCTCAGTAATGCAATCTCGTCAGCACTGGAATCACTCACAGAGCATATAGGTGATAAAAATAGAATTAAGAGTGAATTAAGGTTGCTTGGGGGAGAGATTGAAATCAATAAATTATTAGATGAAAATGCATATTATAAGTTAAAAAGTTATGTGGATGGTGGTAAATCACTGGATTCAATCGATATAGCCATTCCGGTATTGCTTACTTACGATAGTAAATATATATCTTCATGCAATGGAAATAAAAATACATCTATAAAAAGTGAACCGTTTATTTCCGAGGTCAAAAAAGAATTACAAACTCATTTTGATACCATTTATAAAAAGACATGGCCTGAAGATAAAAATATTAGGTTGGTGTTTTTTCTTTTCCCTTTCGAAAATGTAACAGAATTAAAAGAAAAAATCGAAATGGTAGAAATGGCGATGAGGTTCTGA
- the arsC gene encoding glutaredoxin-dependent arsenate reductase, giving the protein MTDITIYHNPACGTSRNTLAFIRNSGIEPTIILYLETPPSREKLKALISAMGISVRSLLRKNVEPFEQLGLAEERFNDEQLIEAMLNYPILINRPIVVSPLGTRLCRPSETVLDILPDAQQGAFIKEDGEKVIDQHGNRIV; this is encoded by the coding sequence ATGACCGACATCACCATTTACCACAATCCTGCCTGCGGTACATCGCGCAACACGCTGGCGTTCATTCGCAACAGCGGCATTGAGCCGACCATTATTCTCTATCTTGAAACGCCGCCCAGTCGTGAAAAGCTCAAAGCGTTGATCAGTGCGATGGGTATCAGCGTGCGCTCCTTGCTGCGCAAAAATGTCGAACCTTTTGAGCAACTGGGTTTGGCTGAGGAGAGATTTAATGATGAGCAACTCATCGAGGCGATGTTGAACTATCCCATCCTGATTAACCGCCCGATCGTCGTATCTCCGCTGGGAACACGCTTATGTCGGCCTTCAGAAACGGTACTTGATATTCTTCCCGATGCGCAGCAGGGAGCATTCATCAAAGAAGATGGTGAGAAGGTGATCGATCAGCACGGAAATCGAATCGTTTAG
- a CDS encoding arsenic transporter has protein sequence MFLAGAIFVLTMVFVIWQPRGLSIGWTATIGALLALVTGVIQLNDIPAVWHIVWNATAAFIAVIIISLLLDESGFFEWCALHVARWGRGRGRRLFTYIVLLGACVAALFANDGAALILTPIVIAMLLALGFSKGATLAFVMAAGFIADTASLPLIVSNLVNIVSADFFKLGFIDYAAVMVPVDIAAIIATLVVLHLFFRKEIPASYEVSRLKLPAEAIKDPATFKAGWLVLLLLLVGFFLLEPLGIPVSAIAALGALILFIVAKRGHAINTANVLRGAPWQIVIFSLGMYLVVYGLKNAGLTQHLTDLLNYFASQGLWAATLGTGLVTALLSSVMNNMPTVLIGALSIDASTAQGVIKEAMIYANVIGCDLGPKITPIGSLATLLWLHVLDQKNINISWGYYFRVGIVMTLPVLLVTLSALALRLTLSH, from the coding sequence ATGTTTCTGGCAGGCGCAATATTTGTTTTGACCATGGTATTTGTCATCTGGCAGCCGCGCGGCCTGAGCATTGGCTGGACGGCAACGATAGGGGCTTTATTGGCGCTGGTGACCGGCGTTATCCAGTTAAACGATATTCCCGCTGTCTGGCATATCGTCTGGAATGCGACGGCTGCTTTTATCGCCGTCATTATCATCAGCTTGTTGCTGGACGAATCCGGTTTTTTTGAGTGGTGCGCTTTGCATGTCGCGCGTTGGGGAAGGGGGCGAGGGCGGCGGCTGTTCACCTATATCGTGTTACTCGGCGCGTGTGTTGCTGCGCTTTTCGCCAATGACGGTGCGGCTCTGATATTGACGCCGATCGTTATCGCCATGCTGCTGGCGCTAGGCTTCAGTAAAGGCGCAACGCTGGCTTTTGTCATGGCAGCCGGATTTATTGCCGATACCGCAAGTTTGCCGCTGATCGTCTCCAATCTGGTTAACATCGTTTCCGCTGATTTCTTCAAACTGGGATTCATCGATTATGCGGCGGTGATGGTTCCGGTTGATATTGCCGCCATCATCGCAACGCTGGTGGTGCTGCACCTTTTCTTCCGCAAAGAGATACCCGCCAGCTATGAGGTTTCACGTCTTAAACTGCCAGCAGAAGCCATCAAAGATCCCGCAACTTTCAAAGCCGGTTGGCTGGTGCTGTTGCTGCTATTAGTGGGTTTTTTCCTGCTGGAGCCGCTGGGTATTCCGGTTAGTGCTATCGCCGCATTGGGCGCGTTAATTCTATTTATCGTTGCCAAAAGAGGTCATGCAATTAACACCGCTAATGTGTTACGCGGCGCACCCTGGCAGATCGTGATTTTCTCGCTGGGCATGTATCTGGTGGTTTATGGCCTCAAAAATGCCGGGCTGACGCAACATCTTACTGACTTGCTCAACTACTTTGCCAGCCAGGGTTTATGGGCTGCCACCTTGGGTACCGGTTTGGTGACGGCGCTGCTTTCATCAGTGATGAACAATATGCCGACGGTACTGATTGGTGCGCTGTCGATTGATGCCAGCACCGCGCAGGGCGTGATAAAGGAAGCGATGATTTATGCCAATGTGATTGGTTGCGACCTTGGACCAAAAATCACGCCGATTGGTAGTCTCGCCACGTTGTTATGGCTGCATGTGCTCGATCAGAAGAACATCAACATTAGCTGGGGTTATTACTTTCGCGTGGGGATCGTGATGACCTTGCCCGTGCTGCTGGTCACCCTGAGTGCGTTGGCCTTGCGCCTGACACTGTCCCATTAA
- a CDS encoding metalloregulator ArsR/SmtB family transcription factor encodes MLPVQLFKLLADETRTTIVLLLREAGELCVCDLCAVTQQSQPKISRHIALLRDAELIVDRREGKWIHYRLSPHMPAWAASIIDTAWNSQREDVRESLKNAAATGCE; translated from the coding sequence ATGCTTCCTGTTCAACTTTTCAAACTGCTTGCCGACGAAACGCGTACGACGATCGTTTTATTATTGCGAGAGGCCGGAGAGTTGTGTGTCTGCGATCTCTGCGCCGTTACCCAACAATCACAGCCAAAGATTTCACGCCACATTGCCTTGCTGCGCGATGCTGAGCTGATTGTGGATCGACGTGAAGGTAAGTGGATTCACTATCGTCTCTCTCCGCATATGCCGGCCTGGGCCGCATCGATTATCGATACGGCCTGGAATAGCCAACGTGAGGACGTGCGTGAGTCGCTGAAGAACGCCGCCGCTACGGGTTGTGAATAA